From a single Leptospira levettii genomic region:
- a CDS encoding Lp29 family lipoprotein: MISTVRINLLSITSVFLLFFNCSRYVYESSYTIRTDNLKTADDHWNELVAKKKNPKILLFGFHTYKISKSESTLLKDAQFAEVDYTTATYKFFKHGQYIDTQKADKTIPVNDLDLKRFVIEYLSKTEATGKVELEKILVPAKSKKDKFVIKKFDADYIIMAIHLPYYHERTKAGINAVTGFFGIITMGLIPIYEVSKAETFYVVFDKNLKYQNSFYYNRPYTIISALWMIPNEGFQTFFSQAGVPPENAYKIHVEEFERELLYQLTLRK, from the coding sequence ATGATTTCAACTGTTAGAATCAATCTCCTCTCCATTACCTCCGTTTTCCTTCTTTTTTTCAATTGTAGTCGTTATGTGTACGAATCCAGTTATACGATTCGTACAGACAATCTGAAAACAGCAGATGATCATTGGAACGAATTAGTTGCCAAAAAAAAGAATCCTAAAATTTTACTCTTTGGATTTCATACTTATAAAATATCCAAATCAGAATCGACTCTACTTAAAGATGCTCAGTTTGCAGAAGTTGACTATACTACAGCTACTTACAAATTTTTTAAACATGGGCAATACATTGATACACAAAAGGCTGATAAAACCATACCTGTAAATGACTTAGATCTAAAAAGATTTGTGATTGAATACTTATCAAAAACGGAAGCCACAGGGAAAGTAGAATTAGAAAAAATTTTGGTACCAGCAAAAAGTAAAAAAGATAAATTCGTAATTAAAAAATTTGATGCTGATTATATCATTATGGCCATTCACTTACCTTACTACCACGAAAGAACAAAGGCTGGCATTAATGCAGTCACTGGTTTTTTTGGAATTATTACAATGGGTTTGATTCCCATTTATGAAGTTTCTAAAGCGGAAACATTCTATGTTGTATTTGATAAAAACCTAAAATACCAAAACAGTTTTTATTATAATCGTCCTTACACAATTATATCTGCTTTGTGGATGATTCCAAACGAAGGATTCCAAACTTTTTTTAGTCAGGCAGGAGTTCCTCCTGAAAATGCTTACAAAATTCACGTGGAAGAATTTGAGAGGGAGTTACTTTATCAGCTAACTTTGAGAAAGTGA
- a CDS encoding serine hydrolase domain-containing protein — MKSKKEKKIHSVQMRENQIQEITPSYPSQIQIPIHDLYFPFRILFVFLFFLLFQCQSNGESKDNSYFQNKEKTKTDIQTKWETQAPSGIKSLTYMVMMGDGEVYQSQIGVSSEAKIERFKIGSITKLFTGIAILQLQESGKLKLDDPASKFLPELNLVKPKQEGYREITIRDLLTHQSGLPSDLAKGFFLSPDTKEDEIYKSFRSLPKALAGLERNEPGKIHSYSNLSFGLLGNIIERASGESIESYFRVHLFEKAGMKHTTLMENLEGSELITGYSGIFWKTRTIRPVIRDLTAGSISTTANDMGLFMKAFFQSKENKGLLTSVSFDEFHKTQIGPVSNFEMKLGLPVMKSSYQADGKTVWFYGHSGSLPPFFADLVYDPNTEIVSFVAGNTLGIQTGKLKSTNTEVMKVLWEEKMGIQPEPSLPPLLGKNGAFLGEEGFYISPMGIHEYKKGNPPTLSLMGFDVGLIEKENRYGIDLRVLFGLIKINDPSITELRVEFETWEGNPIFTLYSKDLPKGVAGIGVKFTPDNRYPDSQYFGTFITKEPYAIIPKLKLEKDKRGFPLLTIYYALGGMENTVQVPCQWEGDNTLRILGYGRNLGEKLTIGSKGGKPILQYSGGEYEKD; from the coding sequence ATGAAATCGAAGAAAGAAAAAAAGATTCATTCCGTACAAATGAGAGAAAACCAAATTCAAGAAATAACTCCTTCTTATCCCTCTCAAATCCAAATTCCAATACATGATTTATACTTTCCCTTCCGTATCCTTTTTGTGTTTCTTTTTTTCCTTCTATTCCAATGCCAATCGAATGGGGAATCGAAAGATAATTCGTATTTCCAAAACAAAGAAAAAACAAAGACCGATATCCAAACAAAATGGGAAACACAAGCACCTTCCGGAATCAAATCACTCACCTATATGGTAATGATGGGAGATGGAGAGGTTTACCAATCTCAGATTGGGGTGAGTTCCGAAGCCAAAATCGAACGATTTAAAATTGGAAGTATCACAAAACTATTTACAGGCATTGCCATCTTACAATTGCAAGAATCCGGTAAACTGAAGTTAGATGATCCTGCATCTAAGTTTTTACCTGAATTGAATTTGGTAAAACCGAAACAGGAAGGGTATCGAGAGATCACCATTCGTGATTTACTCACCCACCAATCTGGATTACCTTCTGATTTGGCGAAAGGTTTTTTCCTTTCTCCTGATACAAAAGAAGATGAGATTTACAAATCCTTTCGTTCTTTACCAAAAGCACTCGCAGGCCTGGAACGAAATGAACCTGGAAAAATCCATTCCTATTCCAATTTAAGTTTTGGTTTACTTGGAAATATCATTGAACGGGCGTCAGGTGAATCAATAGAATCCTACTTTCGTGTCCATTTATTCGAAAAAGCGGGAATGAAACATACAACCCTAATGGAAAATTTAGAGGGATCAGAACTCATTACGGGTTATTCTGGGATTTTTTGGAAAACGAGAACCATTCGGCCTGTCATACGAGATTTGACTGCAGGATCCATCTCCACAACCGCAAACGATATGGGTCTTTTTATGAAAGCATTTTTCCAAAGTAAGGAAAACAAAGGACTCTTAACTTCTGTTAGCTTTGATGAGTTTCACAAAACTCAAATTGGCCCTGTTTCCAATTTTGAAATGAAACTGGGATTACCTGTGATGAAATCAAGTTACCAAGCAGATGGAAAAACAGTTTGGTTTTATGGGCATTCGGGTTCTCTTCCACCTTTTTTTGCTGACTTAGTATATGATCCTAATACGGAAATTGTTTCCTTTGTCGCTGGGAATACTCTTGGTATACAAACGGGAAAACTCAAAAGTACCAATACGGAAGTGATGAAAGTATTGTGGGAAGAAAAAATGGGAATACAACCAGAACCAAGTCTCCCACCTCTGTTAGGCAAAAATGGAGCTTTTCTGGGGGAAGAAGGGTTTTATATTTCTCCTATGGGAATCCATGAATACAAAAAAGGAAATCCGCCAACTCTCAGTTTGATGGGATTTGATGTAGGTCTCATTGAAAAGGAAAATCGTTACGGAATCGACTTACGAGTATTATTTGGTCTCATCAAAATTAACGATCCAAGTATTACCGAATTGCGTGTTGAATTTGAAACATGGGAAGGAAATCCAATTTTCACCTTATATTCCAAAGACCTTCCCAAGGGTGTCGCAGGAATTGGTGTCAAATTTACACCTGACAACCGTTATCCAGATTCACAATATTTTGGGACTTTCATTACAAAAGAACCTTATGCCATCATTCCCAAACTCAAACTGGAAAAGGACAAACGAGGATTCCCTCTCTTGACAATTTATTATGCATTAGGTGGAATGGAAAACACTGTCCAGGTCCCTTGCCAATGGGAAGGTGACAACACACTTCGAATCTTAGGGTACGGGCGTAATTTGGGTGAGAAACTCACCATTGGGAGTAAAGGAGGAAAACCCATTCTCCAATACTCTGGTGGGGAATATGAAAAGGATTAG